A window of the Bacteriovorax sp. PP10 genome harbors these coding sequences:
- a CDS encoding GNAT family N-acetyltransferase gives MANVKIVAGTEADIPEILKFIKALAVYEKLEHEAVATHDLLKKNLFGEERFAEVIFIQEDDVKVGFALFFKNFSTFLGLPGIYLEDLFVLPECRGKGYGKKLIVHIAKIAVDRGYGRFEWSVLDWNTPAIEFYHSIGAIPMDEWTVQRMTGDTLKKLASL, from the coding sequence ATGGCGAATGTAAAAATTGTTGCGGGAACAGAAGCTGATATTCCTGAAATCTTAAAATTTATCAAAGCACTTGCTGTCTATGAAAAACTTGAGCATGAAGCAGTGGCCACGCATGACCTGTTAAAGAAAAATCTTTTTGGTGAAGAGCGCTTTGCTGAAGTCATTTTTATTCAAGAAGATGATGTGAAAGTTGGTTTTGCTTTATTCTTTAAAAACTTCTCAACCTTTTTAGGATTGCCTGGAATTTATCTTGAAGATCTTTTTGTCCTTCCTGAATGTCGTGGGAAAGGTTATGGAAAAAAACTTATTGTTCATATTGCAAAAATTGCAGTCGATAGAGGATACGGACGATTTGAATGGTCTGTGCTTGATTGGAACACGCCTGCGATTGAGTTCTATCACTCGATTGGTGCGATTCCTATGGATGAATGGACAGTTCAGAGAATGACAGGGGATACGTTAAAGAAGCTTGCAAGTCTTTAA
- a CDS encoding SDR family oxidoreductase, producing the protein MKNISLKDVIESISILEHIVSNSELLTELTHEQRIALFKAAGTISRPDKKEIKKRDKDVKITRQKQMVEQNRLKRAYTGIRSARESSVFIAPEQLLLDSDKAYAEAPELDKARNCYVCKAEFTKLHFFYDTMCKECGDFNYHKRFQLTDLTGQVALITGSRLKIGYHATLLMLRSGATVIATTRFPVDSAIRFAKEKDFSEWSSRLHIHGLDLRHSPSVEIFASFIEHKFDRLDILINNAAQTVRRPPGFYKHLMENELLNFHDIDPQAQIILKNHQDFKTELNQITHGKDISTETALPVAWHGEGPGVGIRASAELSQIPYSYDNSLVAEEVFPEGQLDVDLQQVDLRKTNSWRLRLGEIQTPEMLEVQLVNAVAPFILCNRLVHMMRRDYTGKKHIVNVTAMEGKFYRFKKEDRHPHTNMAKAALNMMTHTSASDFAKDGIFMNAVDTGWVTDEDPAEISQNKQAVHDFQPPLDIVDGAARICDPFIDGINSGKHWCGQFLKDYKPIDW; encoded by the coding sequence ATGAAAAACATTTCTTTAAAAGACGTCATTGAGAGCATTTCAATCCTAGAACACATCGTCTCAAACTCTGAGCTACTAACAGAGTTAACACACGAACAAAGAATCGCACTTTTTAAAGCTGCGGGAACAATCTCGCGTCCGGATAAAAAAGAAATTAAGAAACGCGATAAAGATGTAAAGATCACTCGTCAAAAACAAATGGTCGAACAAAACAGACTTAAGCGCGCTTACACTGGAATCAGAAGTGCACGCGAGAGTTCTGTATTCATTGCTCCTGAACAATTACTTTTAGACAGCGATAAAGCTTATGCTGAAGCTCCTGAATTAGATAAAGCACGTAACTGTTACGTGTGTAAGGCCGAGTTCACAAAACTTCATTTCTTCTACGATACAATGTGCAAGGAATGTGGGGACTTCAACTACCATAAACGTTTTCAACTGACAGACCTAACAGGTCAGGTTGCATTGATCACAGGATCACGTTTAAAAATCGGATACCACGCCACTCTATTAATGCTTAGATCAGGTGCAACTGTTATTGCGACAACTCGCTTTCCAGTAGACTCTGCTATTCGTTTTGCGAAAGAAAAAGATTTCAGTGAGTGGAGCTCTCGTCTTCACATCCATGGTCTTGATCTTCGCCACTCACCTTCTGTAGAAATTTTTGCAAGCTTCATTGAACACAAGTTTGACCGTCTTGATATTTTAATCAACAACGCTGCTCAGACTGTTAGACGCCCACCAGGGTTCTATAAGCATTTAATGGAAAATGAATTATTAAACTTCCATGATATTGATCCTCAGGCGCAAATCATTTTAAAGAACCACCAGGACTTTAAAACTGAACTGAACCAGATTACTCACGGGAAAGATATTTCTACTGAGACTGCGTTGCCAGTAGCATGGCACGGAGAAGGTCCAGGAGTTGGTATTAGAGCTTCTGCAGAGCTTTCTCAAATCCCATACAGCTACGATAATTCTCTTGTGGCAGAAGAAGTATTCCCTGAAGGACAACTTGATGTGGATCTTCAACAAGTAGATCTACGTAAGACAAATAGCTGGAGACTTCGTCTTGGAGAAATTCAGACTCCGGAAATGTTAGAAGTTCAGTTAGTAAACGCTGTAGCACCTTTCATTCTATGTAACCGTCTGGTTCACATGATGAGACGTGATTACACTGGTAAAAAACATATTGTTAACGTGACTGCGATGGAAGGAAAGTTCTATCGTTTCAAAAAAGAAGACCGCCACCCGCACACTAACATGGCGAAGGCCGCTCTTAACATGATGACTCACACGTCAGCTTCTGACTTTGCTAAAGATGGAATTTTCATGAATGCCGTTGATACTGGTTGGGTGACTGATGAAGATCCAGCAGAAATCTCACAAAATAAACAAGCTGTTCACGACTTTCAACCACCACTAGACATCGTCGATGGTGCTGCGAGAATTTGTGATCCGTTTATCGACGGGATTAATTCTGGGAAACACTGGTGTGGGCAATTCTTAAAAGATTACAAACCAATCGATTGGTAA
- a CDS encoding alpha/beta fold hydrolase: MKKYLPNFLAFLSMFAPKLAARIAFKMFATPVRIPRPESEMQMFHLSKQYFLKNGIAAFEWGEVSSPLVLLVHGWNGRGTQISAFAKSLVEKKFRVVALDGPGHGSSAGKITTPTHYAQFIIDAQKELAPEGAHAVIAHSFGGGCTVLAATRGLQVKGLVLVASPAFYDRVVGFFGKNFGLNKNSQAAFEELITKAAGMQPQELNIGKIGATLKIPALVVHDVDDNAVNFMSAEAIVSAWPGTRLIKTEGLGHRRILKDQKVISEVADFIGKIS; the protein is encoded by the coding sequence ATGAAAAAATATCTGCCAAATTTTTTAGCGTTTCTCTCAATGTTTGCCCCGAAGCTTGCGGCAAGAATCGCGTTTAAAATGTTTGCGACTCCGGTACGAATTCCTCGTCCAGAATCGGAAATGCAGATGTTTCATCTTTCAAAACAATACTTTTTAAAAAACGGCATTGCCGCATTCGAATGGGGAGAAGTTTCTTCTCCCCTTGTTCTTCTTGTTCACGGATGGAATGGTCGCGGAACTCAGATTAGTGCTTTTGCAAAATCATTAGTTGAAAAAAAATTCCGAGTGGTCGCTCTTGATGGACCAGGACACGGAAGTTCTGCAGGGAAAATTACAACACCAACTCACTACGCTCAATTTATTATCGACGCTCAAAAAGAATTAGCTCCTGAAGGTGCTCACGCCGTTATTGCACACTCTTTTGGTGGTGGGTGCACTGTTCTTGCGGCCACTCGTGGTCTGCAGGTTAAAGGTCTGGTTCTGGTTGCGAGTCCTGCTTTCTACGACAGAGTTGTAGGATTCTTTGGAAAAAACTTTGGTCTAAATAAAAACTCGCAGGCCGCTTTTGAAGAGCTGATTACTAAAGCTGCCGGCATGCAACCGCAGGAATTAAACATCGGAAAAATTGGCGCCACCCTAAAAATCCCCGCTTTAGTTGTCCATGACGTTGATGATAATGCCGTAAACTTTATGTCCGCAGAGGCCATTGTCTCGGCCTGGCCTGGAACAAGGCTTATCAAAACCGAAGGTTTGGGCCACAGACGCATCCTAAAGGATCAAAAAGTCATTAGTGAAGTCGCCGATTTCATTGGGAAGATTTCCTGA